In the genome of Muntiacus reevesi chromosome 5, mMunRee1.1, whole genome shotgun sequence, one region contains:
- the POLD4 gene encoding DNA polymerase delta subunit 4, with protein MGRKRLITDSYPVVKRREGSAGHSKGELAPELGEEPLPLSVDEAELELLRQFDLAWQYGPCTGITRLQRWHRAEQMGLKPPPEVRQVLQSHPGDPRFQCSLWHFYPL; from the exons ATGGGCCGGAAACGGCTCATCACTGACTCCTACCCTGTAGTGAAGAGGAGGGAGGGCTCCGCTGGGCACAGCAAGGGGGAGTTGGCACCAGAGCTAG GGGAAGAGCCCCTACCCCTGAGCGTGGATGAAGCGGAGCTGGAGCTGCTGAGGCAGTTTGACCTGGCCTGGCAGTACGGGCCCTGCACAG GGATCACACGGTTGCAGCGCTGGCATCGGGCAGAGCAGATGGGCCTGAAGCCTCCCCCAGAAGTGCGTCAGGTGCTGCAGAGCCACCCCGGGGACCCCCGCTTCCAGTGCAG CCTCTGGCATTTCTACCCCCTCTGA